Proteins encoded together in one Vibrio lentus window:
- a CDS encoding acetyl-CoA C-acetyltransferase, translated as MEPIYIVAAKRTPIGSFNGALSSVSAPTLGAAAIKGAISQCHIDPTLIDEVIVGNVLSAGIGMGPGRQAAIQAGVPETVPAYTLNMICGSGMKTVMDAASHIKAGDAEIVVACGMESMSQAPFVQTHKVRSGVRMGNISLEDSIITDGLTDAFNQYHMGITAENIAESLSISREEQDAFALKSQLSAASALETHGFRSEIEPIEVSLRRKQYTVEFDEYPKADSTSESLARLRPAFKKDGTVTAGNASGINDGAAAIILASKSAVERYQLKPMAEIISYAQAGLSPEIMGLGPVPAIANALEKSDLSLQDIEYFELNEAFAAQAIGVTKQLAEQHNVEQRWILDRTNHNGGAIALGHPLGASGIRILVSLTYQLERKQQDYGLASLCIGGGMGTAVIIKRCS; from the coding sequence ATGGAACCTATCTACATTGTTGCAGCGAAACGCACACCAATCGGCAGCTTCAACGGCGCACTATCTTCAGTTTCTGCGCCCACGCTCGGCGCTGCAGCGATTAAAGGTGCAATCAGTCAATGTCATATCGACCCGACTCTTATTGATGAAGTTATAGTCGGTAATGTGCTCAGTGCTGGTATTGGCATGGGACCGGGGCGCCAAGCCGCTATTCAGGCAGGGGTTCCAGAAACGGTCCCGGCATACACACTCAATATGATCTGTGGAAGTGGAATGAAAACGGTCATGGATGCGGCAAGTCATATCAAAGCGGGAGATGCTGAGATAGTAGTTGCCTGTGGAATGGAGAGCATGTCTCAAGCCCCATTTGTACAAACGCATAAAGTTAGAAGTGGCGTTCGCATGGGAAATATTTCGTTAGAAGACAGCATCATTACCGATGGTTTAACCGATGCGTTTAATCAATATCACATGGGAATCACCGCAGAAAACATTGCAGAATCACTGTCTATTTCGCGTGAAGAACAAGATGCGTTTGCACTCAAAAGTCAGTTAAGCGCGGCAAGTGCACTGGAGACCCACGGCTTTAGAAGTGAAATAGAACCAATAGAAGTATCGTTACGTCGCAAGCAATATACCGTCGAATTTGATGAGTACCCAAAAGCCGATAGCACATCAGAAAGCCTTGCCCGTTTACGTCCAGCTTTTAAAAAAGATGGCACTGTTACCGCTGGAAATGCCTCGGGTATTAACGATGGTGCAGCCGCGATCATCTTGGCATCAAAATCAGCTGTGGAACGGTATCAACTAAAACCAATGGCTGAAATCATTAGTTACGCTCAAGCTGGTTTGTCTCCGGAAATTATGGGGTTAGGACCTGTTCCAGCTATCGCGAATGCACTAGAAAAATCTGACCTCTCACTGCAAGACATCGAGTATTTTGAGCTTAATGAAGCCTTTGCAGCTCAAGCTATCGGCGTAACAAAGCAGCTCGCTGAACAACACAATGTTGAGCAACGTTGGATCTTAGATCGCACAAACCATAATGGTGGTGCTATTGCTTTAGGTCATCCACTTGGAGCATCCGGTATCCGTATTCTTGTTAGCTTGACGTATCAACTAGAGCGAAAACAGCAAGACTATGGCTTAGCATCTTTATGTATTGGTGGAGGCATGGGTACTGCCGTGATCATCAAACGTTGTTCGTAA